One Thioclava sp. ES.031 genomic window, CCTCGCCTCCTGATCTGACTTGGGTCTCTCGAGACTGGGAACAGCGCCCCCTTGCGGGGCGTTTTCTTTTGCGAGTTTCTAAAAGGAGGCAGCGATGCCGGCGCAATCGAAAGCACAGCAGAAAGCAGCGGGCGCGGCGCTCGCGGCCAAGCGCGGCGAGACCAAGGTCGGCGATCTTCAGGGTGCGTCGAAGGAGATGTATGACAGCATGTCCGAAAGCGAGCTTGAAGATATCGCGAGCACGAAGCGCGAAGGCCTCCCTGACAGCAAGGACGACTGAGAGGCGCGGTTGCGGCCGTGCCTGATGTCGAGTGACGAGTAATGTGTTTGGAGAAGTGGATGGGGCGTCTTCCGGGATTGGCGGTGATTGGGACGGTTGTCGGGCTGGCGGGATGTGTCCCGCAGCCGGGCCTGCAGGATCTGAAGCGGAGCTATCCCGACCGCACCCTCTATCATTTCAATTCCGCTGCCTTGGGTGGCGAGGTGAGCTATCTCTGCGCTCCGGGCAACACGCCGAGAGCTACCAAGGCCCGCGCGCGCAAGGCCCATGCCGCCTATGAGGCCGAAATACAGAGCTACGGCGACAGGTTCGCCGAGACGCTGGTCTCCGCTCTGGAAGCCGGAACCGGCGCGAGTTCCGCCGCGCAAGAGGTCAACCGGGACAGTGACGCCTGGGCGCGCGAGGCGGCGTTGAAGATCGAAGAGCAGTATGAATGCCTGCCTGTGGCCGCGCCGGGGGTCGGAATCTCGAAGTGAGTTTCACGGTGCTCAGGGCACGACAGGCGCGCGTGCGGCAGCAAGCCGGATCACCAGTTCGCGGTGCAACTGGCGGCGCTCTTCCGGGGTGAGAAAGGCGCCGATCTCCACTTCGCGCGGGCCGCCGCGCAGCGTCAGATAGGCTTCGACCGGCCCGCCCTTTCCATGCAGATCGGCCTGCACCCAATGCGGATTTGCCGCCCAGTCGCGGGAGGGCTTGCCCGGTTCGTGGCGGATCAGGTGCAGGTCCGGCCCGTTGAAGGTCAGAACCTCGAGCACCTCCCCGGTGCGATAGCTATGCGAGATCGCCCACCAGACGCCTGCGATGGCGAGCGCGATGAAGGGCAGCAGCCCCCACAGTTCCACATGACCCAGCAGTGACAGCAGCGGCAGGCTGACCATGGCCACCGTGGCCGCGATGAAAAAGACGAAGCCTTTGCGCGGCAGGGAGCGGTAGGGCCACAGGTGCAGTTGATCGGGCAGGGGCGCAGCCTCGGAGCGGGGCGCCTCCATGGTTTGGCCTTCGGTATCTGTCCAGCGATAGGGCATGATCCGCCCGGTCCTTCCTGCAACCTCTCGCCCTTTTGCAAACGGCCCCGGATCGCTCCGGGGCCGTTCTCGTTATCAGGAGATCTAGATCACTAGTGCGCGTGGGCGTGATCCCAATCCTCGCGCTTCGGGAGCTCCTCGAAAGTGTGCTCCGGCGGCGGGGAGGGCAGGGTCCACTCCAGCGTGTCGGCATACTCGTTCCAGTAGTTGTTCTCGGTGACGCGCTTACCCTTGAAGAGAGTGTAGAACACGATGCCGATGAAGAACACGAAGCTGGC contains:
- a CDS encoding DUF2244 domain-containing protein, whose translation is MEAPRSEAAPLPDQLHLWPYRSLPRKGFVFFIAATVAMVSLPLLSLLGHVELWGLLPFIALAIAGVWWAISHSYRTGEVLEVLTFNGPDLHLIRHEPGKPSRDWAANPHWVQADLHGKGGPVEAYLTLRGGPREVEIGAFLTPEERRQLHRELVIRLAAARAPVVP
- a CDS encoding DUF3008 family protein, whose amino-acid sequence is MPAQSKAQQKAAGAALAAKRGETKVGDLQGASKEMYDSMSESELEDIASTKREGLPDSKDD